From one Pseudomonas fluorescens genomic stretch:
- the rpsT gene encoding 30S ribosomal protein S20, whose protein sequence is MANSPSAKKRAKQAEKRRSHNASLRSMVRTYIKNVVKAIDAKDAEKAQAAYTLAVPVIDRMADKGIIHKNKAARHKGRLNGHIKALKEAAAA, encoded by the coding sequence GTGGCCAACTCACCTTCCGCCAAAAAACGTGCAAAACAGGCTGAGAAGCGTCGCAGCCACAACGCCAGCCTGCGTTCCATGGTTCGTACCTACATCAAGAATGTAGTTAAAGCCATCGACGCAAAAGACGCCGAAAAAGCGCAAGCTGCTTACACTCTGGCTGTTCCAGTTATCGACCGCATGGCCGATAAAGGTATCATCCACAAGAACAAGGCTGCTCGCCATAAAGGCCGTCTGAATGGCCACATCAAGGCGCTGAAAGAAGCTGCAGCTGCCTAA